The DNA region AAGTAATTAGCGATCTATATCGCTACCAGAGAATTCATCATTGCTAACTTCTAGGGGCATGGCAGCGATTTCTGCCAGAATTTCTCTAGGAGTTTTGTTTTGAGGTTTAGCCTCAGTTGCAATGACAGTGACTTCAACGTGAGTTCCCTCGGCTAATAGAATTGGCTGTGATAGTCTGAGTACCCCATGTTCGTAAACAGCTTCTACCGTTATAGTCATAAATTCTTCCCTCATGCCCCAGCTATTTCTAATCATGGCATACCATGATTTAGGCATACAGAAGTTTCGGTGCGTTATTCATAGCGTAACGCACCTAACAATCAATTAAGCAGTCCGAAAACGCGCCAACTCTTCACCAGTCTTAGCATCATGGGCGTGGACTGTACACACCAAACATGAATCAAACGATCGCGCCACATGCCCAACTTCCACCGGATCGCTAGAATCGTAAATGGGTGTGCCAATTAAAGCTTCTTCAATAGGGCCGCGGATACCTTCACCGTCACGAGGGCCGATATTCCAAGTACCTGGGGCAATGACTTGGTAATTTTTAATTTTACCGCCCTCTACTTCTACCCAGTGAGACAATGAACCCCGCGCTGCTTCCGTTGCACCCCAACCACGACCATCTTTTTCTGTAGGTTTGATATACCAAGGATCGTTTAATTTGAATTCGCGTAAACAGTGTTCAGCTTGCCGATATAACTTGACAAGTTCGTGAACTCGTGCTAATTGACGCACATGAATACTAGCACCACCCATCTCCTTGAATACATCGAGGATAAATCCGTCGTAGTGTTGCCAAGATTCGCCATGTTTACCACCGGCTACTAATTGACGCGCTAAGGGGCCAGTTTCCAGACGTCCGAAGTCTTTGTGAAGGACTGCACTCGACCAAGAGTAGGCATTATCGAAGTCTTTGGTATTGATTGCAGTGGGTTTAGTGGTGCGATCGCTAGGGTGAATATCTTCTGTCCCTTCATCGTACCAGGAGTGAGTTGTATTCTCGCGGGTAAATGACTGATCCATTAAGGTGTGAGTGTGTGTGAAGCTGTCGTACACTCCACTTTTCATAATCATCGCCGCATTTCGCCCTTCGATAGTCGGCTTTTGGTATTTATCTTCATGGGCTAAATATCCCCAAGTGACATATTTACCAACACCAGCGCCATATCTATCTAAACCGATGTCTAAACCCATGCGCCAATAAAAACCCAAGTCGGAATCTCGATGATTTCGGTCTTCATCCAACCAATCTCTAAAGTCATCATAAGTTTGGATTTGTTCGTAGCGTTCTAAAGAACAACCCAACCACACTGGTTCTAACCAATTGGTGCGGAAGTATTCTAGAATCGCCCAAGCGCGAGTAATGTCTGTTAGTGTTGGGGCGCACATCACGCCACCAGGCACCATATAACTGCTGTGGCAACTGGTGGTATGCTCAAAATGTTCCTGAGTAACTTATTGCATAAAGTGATTTTGCTCGGTAATAACATTTTCTTTTCACTATCTCAGCTTATAAATAAGGGAATATTTAGGGAATGAACTGGCAAAATCAAAACCAGGGTAATTGCAATCGCCACAATTTCATATCGCAGACATATCCCCCATCTACATATGAGGATGCAAACGCAGACTCAAGGGATTTGTTCGCCGATATGTTCGCAGATTTTGAGCCGCACAACACCACAGACGGTAGTTACAGAGGAACAATGGCGAAAATTAAAGCAACAGAACTACAGTATCAAGCGGTTTTTGAGCAGAAGTTAGTCGAAGCTAATAGTAATTTAAAAAGGGATAGAGTTAGAGTTAGCATTAAACAAACTGGCAATTCTCTACAGTTACGAGCTACCCTACCGTTAAAACCAGGTGATAGCAGCGTAGATAAGGAAAAAAAACAGTATGACTTGTCTCTAGGGATACCAGCAAATTTAGAGGGACTGAAAACTGCGATCGAGGAAAGTTACGAGTTGGGTAAATTAATCGCTCGCCATACCTTCGAGTGGAATGAGAAGTATTTAGGAATTAAATCTAGAGAGAAGCAAGAGATAAAAACTATTGGGGAATTATTAGATACATTTGATGAAAAATATTATCAAACCCGTCACAAAACTATAACTAGTCAAAATACTTTTGCTAACTATATATCCGTTATTAAAAGAAACTTTCCTGCAACAACTTTAGTAACCAAAAATCATTTTGAAGAAATTATTAATTCATTTCAGGGAAATAAAAAAAATGAATTAATTGCCGTATCTTCTGTTTTTATTAAAACCTTTCAGTTGGGATTTATACTTGATGTGACACGAGATCATGTCACTCCTGCTCATCGAGAAATACCTGACAATGATAAAATAGTATCTTCTTTTGACCTCTTTGAAAAATTCGCCCTCAATCGCAAAAATACAAATATTACTGATGAAATAGACAGCTGGGAAATGTGGCGTTGGGTATATGGAATGTTGGCAACCTTTGGGTTAAGACCAAGGGAATTATTTGTCGAACCAGATATTAATTGGTGGATGTGTTTCCAAAATATAGACCATACTTGGAAAGTCAATAAAAATACAAAAACTGGATATCGAGAAGTTATCCCCTTTGTACCAGAATGGATAGAATTATTTGATTTACACAATCCCAAACCATTAAAGATTTTAGAAAAAAAGGTGACAAAAATCGCATCTGTGCAAAATATTAATTGGATGCGGAGAGATATATCCAGATGGTTTAAAAAAGTGGGAATTGAGTTTCAACCCTACGATTTGCGTCATGCTTGCGCGATTCGAGCGCATCTTCAGGGAATACCCATCAAAGCCGCAGCAGATAATTTAGGTCATACTGTTGATGAACATACAAAAACCTATCAAAGATGGTTTGGTATTGAAAACCGTAAAAAAGCCTTTGGCGAGGTAATTAGTCAAAAGTCGTTAATTGAGTTGCAGAAAAATGAAATATTGGCGCTACGGATGGAGAATGAAAGGTTGAAGTTGGAAGTTGAAAAGTTGAAATTTTTGGAAAATGTTTAAAAATCCAGAGGACTGCAAACAGCTTTACCATCACGGTTAAGAACGTGGGTATTAATCATGGTGGTTTTGACATCGTTGTGTCCTAATTTCTAAACAGTACGGATATCATAGCCATTTTGCAGTAAATGGGTAGCAAAACTGTGGCGAAACTTATGACAACCCACCTTTTTTGAATACCAGCTTGACAAACCAGCATAAGTAATAGTAACTATAAGAACATAAATTTGAAGTAAGAAATGCATTATGCCACGCGTACTATTCGTATCGGGTCAAGTGATGAGTCATTAGGCAAGGTGGGTTATTCACTCAATACTTCTATTCTTAAAAAGCCCTATAATTATTTAAGAGGATGTTTGAAAAGTCCTCTTGTCGGTATCCAAAAGTTCTAGATCCCCCTAAATCCCCCGATAAATTGGGGGACTTTGATTCCAGTTCCCCCCTTTTTAAGGGGGGCTAGGGGGGATCTAAACGTGCTTAAAATCACAGCAAAAGACTTTTCAAACAACCTCTAAACCTAAATAAAGCATCAATACAAAAAGGATATTTTTCCTTTACTTTTTCTATTGCTTCTCGGAGAGATTTTCTGCCTATATTCAGTACAGAGCCAAGATTCTCTTTGATAAGTGATTTGTGTGATGAAATATGTACCTCCAGAAACATTAGGTCTTCTATAATTAGGCATAGGGAGCTAGTAGGGGTAAAATTAAATTATTTTAAAATTATTTATTGTATTGTCATATTGGTTGGGTAAGAACATTTTTTGCTAAACTATAATCAGGGAAACAGCAAGATGAGATTATGAACTTAGATACAATTCAACAAGATATTGAGTCTCTTCCTCCCGATGCACAACAAATCATAGTTCAACTCGTAGAATTCCTGAAAAAACGCTACCTTCTGAATCAACAGGAATCTTCAGAAAATTCCTTGCAAGACTGGTCAGACTTTATCGGTTGCATAGAAGCTGAAACAGACCTCTCAAAAAACTATAAAAACTACTTAGACCGTGAACTTAACCAAAAATATGATCATAGTTGATACAGGCTTTTGGTTAGCTCTTGCCAATAAAAGAGATGCAGTTCATATATCCGCCAAAAAACGATTTCAAGATTTAGCTAATCAGCAATTTATTACAACCTGGTGTGTCGTTACGGAAACGTGCTATCTATTACAAAAAAGAGTAGGAGTAGATGCTCCAAAAATCTTTATTCATAAAATTTCTACAGGAAAGCTACAAATCTTTGATCTGAAACAACATCATTGCCAGCGTATTGAAGAACTGATGGAAAAATATAAAGACTTACCGATGGATTTAGCCGATTCCTCTCTCGTGATCCTTGCAGAAGAATTAGGTCATGGCCAAATTTTATCGGTTGATTATCGAGACTTCAACACCTATCGCTGGAAAAATACAGAACCGTTCGATAACCTCTTTCAGGAATTTTTATGACGTAGTGCGATAGCTGATATTGTAGGGTGCGTTAATGCAATGTAACACACCTTATTACGTTTTCATCAAACAGTAATTTCATGCTGATAATGGAGAAATCATAAGCCGACGTTCACGGTCAGCCGCATAAGCAATACAAGCTTTTAAATCTTCTCGCGTTAGGTCGGGAAAATCATCAAGAATTTCTGCTTCGGTCATATCGGAAGCTAGGTATTCAAGCACCTCATAAACTGTAATTCGCAAGCCACGCACACAAGGCTTACCACCGCGTTTATTCGCTTCAATTGTGATATAGTTTCTGTAATTCATAAGTGGCGAGTGCATTTTTGCCAATTCGTCTGATCGTATCATGTATTTCTGCTAAAAACTCAATAATTTCACCATTAAACATCTTTGAGAAAAGCGATCGCTCAATTTTTAAACAAAGAAATCAATACTTCTATACTTAGACCAAATTATAATTATTTAAACCCTGATATGACTATTTGCGTATTTATATTGAGGAAAACCCAGATTTATACTTCAAAAGGAAGAAAATAATTATACTTAACTACTTGCCTTGGACTTTCTTAACTGCGTAGACGCGGAGCGGCTTGTCGCTAGACATCGCTAATCTATGGTTAGGGAAAAATTAGGTAATACCTGAGAAAAGCAAATAACTTTTAACAGAGAAAAATTAATGGATTTACTGCTTGCTATCTTTGCTTATGGTGTAGCTGACAGTGGATTTATCGCCTAATTTAAGGAAAAACCAGGGAATCATTACACATATCCTGGCAAATCCTTACTATATAAGCAATTCCCCAATTTATTTCCATATAACTGCTGTGGGGCCATTGTCCGCCCAATAGTGCATAAATTTCTACAGGTTTAGCGGAAATTGTTATGCCGAGTTCGTAAGATTTGCCAGTGAAAGCAGCAAAGCGTCTGGTAGCTTCTTCATAAAAGCGACTATTGCGGTATTTTCTATTGGTTAAGTCAATGGCAAACAAACCATAAAAATAGCGAGGGATGCTTTGAATTGTTTCAACAATTTGACCAAGATTTCTCGCCAAAATCGCATTGCGGGGAACTTCTGTTTCCCAAGCTGTATCTAATGCCCAAGATGCAGAAGTTAGGTGAGAACCGCCGCAAATTCCGCAAATGCGAGGTGTGACAATTAATCCGGCTTGCGGATCTTTACCGCGTAGGATAACCTCAAATCCGCGAAATAGTTCCGCGTGTGTCCAGGCGTTGACTACTCTTCCATGTTCAATATCGACTCGGACATCTAAATCGCCTTCAACTCTACCAACGGGCGAAATGTCTAATGATTGAATTGTCATTTGTCATTTGTCCTTTGTTATTTGTCATTTGTCATTTGTCATTTGTCATTTGTCATTTGTTGTTTGTCATTTGTCATTTGTTGTTTGTCATTGGTATTTTGTCATCAATCATTTCCGAAAAATAATCTTAAACTCTTATCCTCTGTAGGTAAAAACCTAATTTCTGGAGATATCTATTAGTCATTGGTTTTTCACAAAAGACTAATGACCAATGACCAATGACTAATGACCAATGACTAATGACTAATGACCAATGACTAAACAGTAAAAAAGTCTTCTTCTGCCCAAGGTGGTGCTGCGTCTTTGGCGACCATTGTGAGTAAGGCGTAGTCTTTTTTGTTCACCCCTGGCGGTAATTCTTTAGGAACTCCCATTACTGTTTGGGTTTTGAATACGGTTCCTGGTTTGAGATCAAAGAAGGGAAATTCTGGTTCTGTGCAACCTAAGCAAGGCATTCCGGCGCGAGTTTTGGATGAGACGCGGTTCCATAAGATGCGGTTGCAGGAAGAATGAGTCATGGGGCCGCGACAACCCAAGTCATAAAATAGGCAGCCTTTGCGCTGACCAAATTCGGCGGTTGATGCTTTGTAGGCAAAGTGAACATTGCGGGTACAACCTGTTTGGGTGTAGGTGTTGAAGAAAGTTTGGGGACGATTTAGTTCATCGAAAGCAATGTCTGCTATGCGTCCAGTAGCGATCGCAACTAATATCTGCGTAATCCAGTCGGGATGAGCGGGACATCCAGGTATATTAATTACAGGTAATCCAGCTTGCGACACAAAGTCTTTACCTAAAAAACCGCCTTCTTGACGTTTGAGAAATTGTAAACCTTCCGATTCGCTAGGATTGGGTGACATGGCGGGAATTCCTCCCCATGTGGCACAATCTCCTACGGCGACGATAAATTGAGCGACTTTAGCGAGGTCTAATAACCAATCTTTCATGGCGCGATCGGCAAAGCGATTCCATTCGCCTGTGCCGTTGGGCGCATTAACTACACTGCCTTCAAATACCAAGATATCTAAAGGAATTTTGCCAGAAATGCAATCCCGCAGCAGTGTTTGTAAGTCGTTGCCTAGTTCTAACCCCAAGGAAGGATGCCAAAGTACCTTGATACCAAAGTCGGCAATTAAATCACAGACTGTCGGTTCTTCAGCGTTGAGAAATGACATGGTGTTGCCGGAACAAGCACCACCTTGTAGCCATAGTACGTTAGTCATCGGCTAGGTATTTTTGTATTGTTTACCATGCATGATGTAGGTGATAATGCTTGCAAAGTCTCACCTGTTTATCAATATTTATTTTTCAATACTAAGATATTTTTTATCTAATTTACTTTCATTAAAAAAGAATTAATCATTAACAATAAATTAAATACTCTCAAGATTATTTTCAATGGCTATGTCTGTTATATATGTAACACATTTAATAAATGCAAAATGTATAAATAAAAACTACCTTTTGTTTTTAAGCCTTGACCTTAACAAACTCAACGTGCTTAATTTATCACGGTTAAAGCTCTTTGATATTAATAATAATTACTATCAACTATTAATTGTCTGAGGTGGCGAGTATTTTAAGCCATTAGATTTTCATATAATAAATGAGCCAAAAATAAGGGCACAAAACTTTGCGCCCCGTCAACTATATATCAGTTGTTTTAGGATTTTGGTTGTGCAGCTTACCTAACAACTTGTTCGTCCAAACCTAACGCTTGAGCTATCTGCTCAATATTCAACCCCAATCCTAATAACTGGGGTATCACTTCTAACTTACCTTCTTTTATCCCTTCTTGTTTACCTTCTGCAAAAACATCTTGGTAAAATCTACTTTGCTTTAACTCATTTGAGCCAAACATTTTTTATCTCCTGCTGTTTTAGGATTTTGATTGTGCAGCTTGCCTAACAACTTGTTCATCCAAACCTAACGCTTGAGCTATCTGTTCAATACTTAAACCCAACCCTAATAGCTGGGGTATCGCTTCTAACTTACCTTCCTGTCTACCTTCTTGTATACCTTCTTGTTTCCCTTCTTGCCTACCTTCTGCAAAAACATCTTGGTAAAATCTAGTTTGCTTTAACTCATTTAATCCAAACATTTTTCCTATCTCCTCCTGGCTCAATCGCGGTAACTTGTAGATTAATATCGTCTCTATTAATTGTATAATTTCCCTAATAGTAGTGACATCTGGAATTTGCTGTCGGGCAATGTTTACTATCTCTACAGCTTTTGTTGTCGCCGTTGATTCGGGTTCGATAATCAGTTTAACTGCCTCCATACCGATTGATGATGTCTCAATTGAGCTTAATTCGTCGAGATAGACGCGAGTTACTCGTTGAGAGTTGAGTAATTCTGTATATCTTTCAGTATCTCCAGTATCAACGCTGCGGTTGGGGAAGATGACAACACCACGCCAATTGTTAGTTAATTCGGTTTTGTCGAGATAGTTAAAGATTTCGGTAAATAAACGTGAGTAGAATTTTTTGTCTGGTTGAAATTGCACTTCAGCAAAATAAATCGGTAATTCTGGCGTATTTGGGAGAAAGACACCATCGATTCTAAACGCCAGTTGTTTAACTTCTACTGAAGAAAATTGGTAAGCACTAGCTAGTTGCGGTGGTTAATTAATCAGTTCAAAAAAGGTGCTGGGGATACTTTGAAAGATCCGATAGAAGATACTGTCTGTTTTCAAAGGTAGCTTGTTTTACAGTTGATGAATATATTTTACACTTCGGCGATCGCGTGGCAACTATTTTGATTACACTAAATATATATAAAATTACTATTTAATTTTTGAACAAAATTAAGTATTGTAGAGTGTGTTAGAACGGAGTTCGTAACGCACTATGATCGTGGGTTTGATGCGTTACGCTGTCGCTAACACATCCTACATGTATTTTCACAAATCAAACCGGATTCCTCTATGTCAACAATTCAATAAAAAAGATTGAAATTGTATAACACGATGATACAAAAAGTATTTAAAAAAAATTAGGTGTTTAAAACTGACATTAATATTAGCAATTTCCCCCTAGAATTTTAGAAATAGGGTGTTTTATAGTATTGTATTGAGCATGGCATAAGACATTGGCTATAGGGTATTTAGTATTTTCCCTAGTTTCTAGTCTTTAATCCTAGCTCAAATAAAAAAGGGGAATTCCGCCTAAAGGACTCGAAGCCTGCGTAAATCAGTATGGCCCGTGATTAGATGCGTTTACGTATCTCAATCATTCGTGGGCGTTGACAGATTCAATTCCCAATTGGCTAGAGTACGGCAGAGTTATGACCCCCAGCATTACAGATTCAGCAGTGAAGGCTGCGGTAGCAGCTGTTGCTTCAGAGTCAGCCTCAGCAGAAGAAAAAATCCAGATGCTGATTGAGATAGCACAGGGTTTTCAAAAAAAGCCCAAAGCTGCCCAAGACTTGCGAAATGCAGTTGGGTTATATTACCGGGCCTATGAAATGTGTGGTGAGGAGTATCCCCTATTAAAAGCCAGGGCCCAAGTAGGGATGGCGGGGACATTACAGGCAATACCGGATGCTGATTACCAACTGTTGATGCAAGCTAAAGTCGGTTATGAAGAGGCATTACCGATTTTACAACAATTAGCTGCGCCAGAGGAAGTGGCAGAGACGCAGATGAATTTTGGTCTGGTGTTGCAGTCGCTAGTGCCGTTTAATTTGGCGCGGATAACAGACAGCATCCAAGCTTATCATGAGGCTTTGCGGGTGTTTACTTGGGAAGATTATCCTCAAGAATACGCCATTTTGTATAACAATATTGCGATCGCTTACCTTTCTATGCCCCTAGCATCAGAACGGGAATACTTGCGTCAAGGGTTAGCTGTGCAATCATTTGAGGTAGCACTAAAGCATATTAATCTGATTGACCATCCTAGAGAATATGCGATGTTGCAAAATAATTTAGGTAACGCTTTGCAATATTTAGTGAGTTCCCATCCTGTAGAGAATAATTTAAGAGCGATCGCAGCTTATGACGAAGCGC from Nostoc commune NIES-4072 includes:
- a CDS encoding antitoxin family protein, whose protein sequence is MPKSWYAMIRNSWGMREEFMTITVEAVYEHGVLRLSQPILLAEGTHVEVTVIATEAKPQNKTPREILAEIAAMPLEVSNDEFSGSDIDR
- a CDS encoding site-specific integrase, giving the protein MNWQNQNQGNCNRHNFISQTYPPSTYEDANADSRDLFADMFADFEPHNTTDGSYRGTMAKIKATELQYQAVFEQKLVEANSNLKRDRVRVSIKQTGNSLQLRATLPLKPGDSSVDKEKKQYDLSLGIPANLEGLKTAIEESYELGKLIARHTFEWNEKYLGIKSREKQEIKTIGELLDTFDEKYYQTRHKTITSQNTFANYISVIKRNFPATTLVTKNHFEEIINSFQGNKKNELIAVSSVFIKTFQLGFILDVTRDHVTPAHREIPDNDKIVSSFDLFEKFALNRKNTNITDEIDSWEMWRWVYGMLATFGLRPRELFVEPDINWWMCFQNIDHTWKVNKNTKTGYREVIPFVPEWIELFDLHNPKPLKILEKKVTKIASVQNINWMRRDISRWFKKVGIEFQPYDLRHACAIRAHLQGIPIKAAADNLGHTVDEHTKTYQRWFGIENRKKAFGEVISQKSLIELQKNEILALRMENERLKLEVEKLKFLENV
- a CDS encoding tyrosine-type recombinase/integrase — its product is MHFLLQIYVLIVTITYAGLSSWYSKKVGCHKFRHSFATHLLQNGYDIRTV
- a CDS encoding type II toxin-antitoxin system VapC family toxin, which encodes MIIVDTGFWLALANKRDAVHISAKKRFQDLANQQFITTWCVVTETCYLLQKRVGVDAPKIFIHKISTGKLQIFDLKQHHCQRIEELMEKYKDLPMDLADSSLVILAEELGHGQILSVDYRDFNTYRWKNTEPFDNLFQEFL
- a CDS encoding DUF433 domain-containing protein — translated: MNYRNYITIEANKRGGKPCVRGLRITVYEVLEYLASDMTEAEILDDFPDLTREDLKACIAYAADRERRLMISPLSA
- a CDS encoding hydrogenase small subunit, producing MTNVLWLQGGACSGNTMSFLNAEEPTVCDLIADFGIKVLWHPSLGLELGNDLQTLLRDCISGKIPLDILVFEGSVVNAPNGTGEWNRFADRAMKDWLLDLAKVAQFIVAVGDCATWGGIPAMSPNPSESEGLQFLKRQEGGFLGKDFVSQAGLPVINIPGCPAHPDWITQILVAIATGRIADIAFDELNRPQTFFNTYTQTGCTRNVHFAYKASTAEFGQRKGCLFYDLGCRGPMTHSSCNRILWNRVSSKTRAGMPCLGCTEPEFPFFDLKPGTVFKTQTVMGVPKELPPGVNKKDYALLTMVAKDAAPPWAEEDFFTV